GGTGGCCATCGCCGCCTGTGCGACCGTGGGGTGGTGGTCCGGCGGGCGGTTGTTCCTCGCGCTGCTGTGGGTGGCGGCCGCGGCGTACGTGCTGTGGCGGGTTCCGCTGCCCCTCACCGGCTACGGAGCGTTCCTTCGTGGCTGGTCGGTGACGCTGGGGGCCGCCTTCGGGCTGGTCTGCCTGGCCTCGCCGGCTCGTCCGCTCCTCACCCGGGCACTGGGCGCCGTGGCGCTGGCAGGGGTCATCACCGTGACCGGATTCTCGGCACGGGCACTGGGTCCCACCGGCACCTTCGACGCACCGGCCCAGATGTTCTCCCGGGAGTATCAGCATCGCCTGGGGGAATCGCTCGAAACCTGGCGGGCCCGATCGGCTTCGGATGCCTGGCGTCGCTTCGCGCAACGCTTCCCGGAGGCGGTCGAGCGCACCAACCGGATGGAAGCGATGCTGGTGGCGCTGGTGGAACCTCTGCCGGCGTCTGCGGCGGTTGGTGGAGCGCGCCCGGGTCCCCTCGTGGGACTGGTGCCCGCCCTGCTGGCGCTCGAGTCGTTGCTGGCCCTGGCCCTGGGGTGGGCAGCCTATCATCGGCTGGCCCGCACGCGGATCGGTCCTCCGATCGGCGCCCTGCGGGACCTGCGCTTCAACGATCAGTGGGTGTGGGGGTTGGTGGTCGGTGTGACGCTGCTGCTGTTGCCCACGCTGGTGGAGTGGCGGCTGGCCGGCCTCAATCTGGTCTGCTTTTTCGGGACGTTGTATGCCCTGCGGGGCGCGGGTGTCCTGACGTGGTGGATCCCCGATCGGGCGGCCATCTGGTCGCTCCTCGCGTTGGTGTTGTTGGTTCCGATCCTGGGACCGGTGTGGGTCCTGATCGCGTTGCTCGCGGTCACCTTCACCCTCGGGCTCGGCGATACATGGCGGGACTTCCGGGCGGGTGCTCCGTCCAGTCGGCCATGGTCGTCCTGAGCTGGTCCTCCTGACGTTCTTCGCTGTTCTCTTTCACCGGTTCGACCCGGAGTTCCCATGGAAGTCATTCTCCGCAACGCCGTCGACAAGCTCGGACATCCTGGTGACATCGTCTCCGTGTCGCCGGGTTATGCCCGCAACTTTCTGATCCCTCGCGGCTTCGCCTACGAAGCCACGGCCGGCAACCGCAAGCGCATCGCGGCCGAAAAGAGCCGTCTCGAAGCCCTCGAGAACGAGCGCATCGCCGCCGCGCAGGGCATCGCCGACAAGCTGGCCGAAGTCTCGGTCACCTTCGCCGCCCGCGTGGGCGAAGAAGGCAAGCTGTTCGGCTCGGTCACCACGGCCGACATCGCCCACCAGCTCGAAGCCCAGGGCTTCAAGATCGAGAAGCGTCAGATCGAGCTGAACGAGCCCATCAAGGCACTCGGCGTCTACCGCGTGGGCATCCGTCTGCACGCGGACGTGCACCCCGAAATCAAGGTGTGGGTGATCAAGCAGTAAGCGCGATCACCGACGACCATGCGAGGGGAGTCCGGACACTGGACTCCCCTCGTTTTTTGTCCGAGCAGGACTTTGCGGGACGTCACCGCCGGCCGGCCCCTGTCCGAGATCGGGTCCGTACCGCAACCTTCATCGAGTCCGGCGGGTACCGATTCCGGTAGCCCTCCTTTGCCCTTCCCCATCGAGTACATGGCCGAACGCGCACCAAGCCCCGGAGAACCCATCGCCCTGCGTGCCGCCGCGCTGGCGAGCGAGCTCAAGGCCCACGACATCGTGGTCCTGGATCTCAGGGGAGTGACCGATATGACGGACTTTTTTGTTATCGCCTCCGGAACCTCCGACACCCATGTCCGGGCCATCGCCGAACATGTGCAGGCAGGGTTGAAGACCACTGGGGTGTCAACCAACATGACCGAAGGACTCACGCAGGGGCGGTGGGCATTGCTCGATTACGCCGACTGCGTGGTGCATGTCTTTCATCCGACGTTGCGTCAGTTCTACCAGCTCGAGCGGCTCTGGGGTGACGCCACGCCGGTTCCATTGGACAGGGAAATCACGCAGGGAGTCCGGTAATCATGGCGCTGGCGCAACGATGGACCCGGTTGAAGGCACGGTTGTCGATGGTGGCCACGCGAGTGGGCCTGTCCGCCATCGTCGCCACGGTGGCCGCGACATCGTTGGCCGCACCGGCAGCCGCCCAAGGGTATTTCGGGCAGAACCAGGTGCAATACGACCGGCTGCGCTGGCGCGTGATCGAGACGGAACACTTCCTCGTTCATTACTACCCCGAGATCGCCGATGTCGCGCCTGATGCGGCGCGCATGGCCGAACGGTCCTATGCGCGGTTGTCGCGGCTCATGTCGCACCAGTTCCGCGAGAAGAAGCCGATCCTGATCTTCGGTTCGTCGGGCGACTTCGCGCAGAGCAACGTCTTCGGTGACCTCGGTGAGGGCACCGGCGGTGTAACCGACCCGTTGCGGCAGCGCATGGCCCAGTTCTTCTCGGGCGACTGGGGCAGTTTCGAACACGTGCTCACGCACGAAATGGTGCACGTGTTCCAGTTCGACATCTTCTCGCGCGGTCGCGCCGGTGCCGGTCTGCAGAATCTGGCGATGGTGAATCCGCCGCTCTGGTTCATGGAAGGGTTGGCGGAGTATCTGTCCATCGGCCCGAAGCATCCCTGGACGGATGCGTGGGTGCGCGATGCCGTGATCAACAACGCGCTCCCCAGCATCTCGCAGATGACGGAGCGTCCCGACAAGTATTTCCCCTATCGCTACGGTCTCGGACTCTGGCAGTACGTCGGGTCCCGGTGGGGTGACGAGGCCATCGGCGAGATCATGAACGCGGTGCCGAGCCTCGGCATCGACCGGGCCTTCCGCCGTGAGCTGGGCGTGTCGCTCGAAGAGCTGAGCAACGAGTGGAAGCAGGCCATGCAGGCCAAGTACCTGCCCACCGTCGCCACGCTCGATCGTCCG
The nucleotide sequence above comes from Gemmatimonas aurantiaca. Encoded proteins:
- the rplI gene encoding 50S ribosomal protein L9 — encoded protein: MEVILRNAVDKLGHPGDIVSVSPGYARNFLIPRGFAYEATAGNRKRIAAEKSRLEALENERIAAAQGIADKLAEVSVTFAARVGEEGKLFGSVTTADIAHQLEAQGFKIEKRQIELNEPIKALGVYRVGIRLHADVHPEIKVWVIKQ
- the rsfS gene encoding ribosome silencing factor, with protein sequence MPFPIEYMAERAPSPGEPIALRAAALASELKAHDIVVLDLRGVTDMTDFFVIASGTSDTHVRAIAEHVQAGLKTTGVSTNMTEGLTQGRWALLDYADCVVHVFHPTLRQFYQLERLWGDATPVPLDREITQGVR